A genome region from Pseudoalteromonas tetraodonis includes the following:
- a CDS encoding DUF4097 family beta strand repeat-containing protein: MSASTLFNFTKPVSLISGILLLSGCVFHISPSVASVKQTQQLSLPSNNLEHLTILSGAGSLDIQGSNTATNISVDAIIYTADIDDEYELTLEKSGTQAKLVAQNTSNNGISFYSGQSPSINLVVTVPNTLNLDINDGSGDIVINEMQSNIDVKDGSGSLSINGAKSLNIDDGSGSIYVKNVVGDLVLNDGSGSIDIDNVSGNVAIEDGSGEMQVTNVTGVLNVEDGSGGITIKHIKGAVTVDDNSGDMLIEHIGSSVTIEDGSGDIRVNYAKGLTITEAGSGDVSIDNISGSVKLD, from the coding sequence ATGAGCGCATCAACTCTATTCAACTTCACTAAGCCCGTTTCACTAATTAGCGGCATTTTATTACTCAGCGGTTGTGTATTTCACATATCGCCCAGTGTCGCATCAGTTAAACAAACCCAGCAGCTTTCACTACCAAGCAATAACCTTGAGCACCTAACGATATTAAGTGGTGCCGGTTCGCTCGATATTCAGGGCTCTAATACTGCAACCAATATTAGCGTTGATGCCATCATCTACACCGCCGACATTGACGATGAATACGAACTCACCCTTGAGAAAAGCGGTACACAAGCAAAACTTGTTGCACAAAATACAAGTAATAATGGGATTAGCTTTTACAGCGGGCAATCACCAAGTATCAATTTAGTTGTTACCGTACCTAACACCCTAAATTTAGATATTAACGACGGCTCAGGCGATATTGTTATTAACGAGATGCAAAGCAATATTGATGTAAAAGATGGTTCTGGCAGCTTATCTATCAATGGTGCTAAAAGCCTAAATATTGATGATGGCTCGGGCAGTATTTACGTAAAAAATGTGGTCGGCGACTTAGTATTAAATGACGGCTCAGGCAGCATTGATATTGATAATGTCAGTGGTAATGTCGCTATTGAAGATGGCTCGGGCGAAATGCAAGTGACTAACGTAACAGGCGTATTAAATGTTGAAGATGGCTCGGGCGGCATAACTATTAAACATATTAAAGGCGCAGTCACCGTAGACGATAACTCAGGAGATATGTTGATTGAACATATTGGCTCAAGCGTGACGATTGAAGATGGCTCTGGCGATATTCGCGTTAATTACGCTAAAGGGCTAACAATTACAGAAGCAGGCTCTGGCGATGTTAGTATCGATAATATCTCTGGTTCAGTAAAGCTAGACTAA
- a CDS encoding TonB-dependent receptor plug domain-containing protein, producing the protein MTFQHLSANKKLALSLAITTALSASFSAANAAEQTNQVEENIEVISVTGTRRSLRSIAQSTVPVDIISSDDMASTGQLEISQVLANQVPSFNYPSATLSDGTDHARPAVLRGLAPDHTLVLINGKRRHSGALLNLGGTVGRGSTAVDLNMIPTSAIKRVEVLRDGAAAQYGSDAIAGVINIVLKDATEGGSVSVTYGQYDSQMAGVPQLNSTYADDNGNLAFNLGDDRHVNDGSTRTISANSGFSLTDNGFVNVSIEYRDNDSTQRSGFDPREQYSRLDDGSLDPREFTIDRYNHRFGKAALEDYALFYNMGYDLENGFNVYSFGSYSEREGNSGGFYRRAKDSRNVLELYPNGFLPQIATDVKDYSLALGLQGDSGDWTWDVSTNYGRNDFGLGVVNSLNTSLGTNSQTEFDNGAMVYDQFLVNFDANTSVDFGLPDDVFFTIGAEYRRESYKIEQGEEASYITALDNNGNPIAAGGAQVLPGFGPQSATNESRHNVAVFAEFDTYLTDKWNVVLASRYEDYSDFGNTFTSKLATRYSINDNLSLRGAASTGFRAPSLAQSSYRQISTILENNQPFEVGLFPSSAPAAQALGAKQLDAEDSVNVTAGFVYTQGGFSLTVDAYRIDIDDRIVLSENLSGNAVQQILANAGELNTESVRYFTNAINSRTQGVDIVATYTLDLNTLGDVRLNAAANINDTEVTHVDANPSELNSLGDDYVVFARREVGRFEQGTPDNKLNLSAVWSFNQWQTTLRATRYGEVADISTTSEGDEYLDAKWIADLEVAYRPNEAWKFAVGANNLFDQYPQATVDNIGYSNFGQIFPYTPYTPYSLDGRFLYGNITYNF; encoded by the coding sequence ATGACTTTTCAGCATTTATCAGCTAATAAAAAATTAGCACTTAGCTTGGCTATTACCACCGCACTTAGCGCCTCTTTTTCAGCTGCTAATGCGGCTGAGCAAACTAACCAAGTCGAAGAAAATATCGAAGTAATTTCAGTAACAGGCACGCGCCGCAGTTTGCGTAGTATTGCGCAAAGTACTGTGCCTGTAGATATTATTAGCAGTGACGATATGGCAAGTACGGGGCAACTTGAAATTAGCCAAGTGCTCGCTAACCAAGTCCCGAGCTTTAACTACCCAAGTGCCACACTCTCTGATGGCACCGATCATGCTCGCCCAGCGGTTTTAAGAGGCCTTGCACCCGATCACACCTTAGTCCTTATTAACGGTAAGCGTCGCCACTCTGGTGCGTTATTAAACTTAGGGGGTACGGTTGGTCGCGGCTCTACCGCGGTTGATTTAAACATGATCCCAACCTCTGCAATTAAGCGTGTTGAAGTACTGCGCGATGGGGCTGCAGCACAATATGGCTCTGACGCCATTGCGGGAGTAATCAATATTGTTTTAAAAGATGCCACCGAAGGCGGCAGTGTTAGCGTAACTTATGGCCAATACGACAGCCAAATGGCCGGTGTACCGCAACTAAATAGCACTTATGCGGATGATAACGGCAACCTTGCATTTAATTTAGGCGACGATCGTCACGTTAACGACGGTAGTACCCGCACAATTAGCGCAAACTCAGGTTTTTCATTAACAGACAATGGTTTTGTAAATGTATCAATTGAATACCGTGATAACGACTCAACTCAACGCTCTGGTTTTGATCCGCGCGAACAATACAGCCGCCTAGATGATGGCAGCCTAGACCCACGCGAATTTACAATTGATCGCTACAATCACCGTTTTGGTAAAGCAGCGCTGGAAGACTACGCTTTGTTTTACAATATGGGATACGATTTAGAGAATGGCTTTAATGTTTATTCGTTTGGTAGCTATTCAGAGCGTGAAGGTAACTCGGGCGGATTTTACCGTCGTGCAAAAGACAGCCGCAATGTTTTAGAGCTATACCCAAATGGCTTTTTGCCACAAATTGCTACCGACGTAAAAGATTACTCGCTGGCACTTGGTTTACAAGGCGATAGTGGCGACTGGACTTGGGATGTAAGCACCAACTACGGCCGAAATGACTTTGGTTTAGGGGTTGTAAATAGCCTAAATACTTCTTTAGGTACTAACAGCCAAACTGAGTTTGATAACGGCGCCATGGTTTACGATCAATTTTTAGTTAATTTTGATGCCAATACCAGCGTTGATTTTGGTCTACCCGATGATGTGTTTTTCACTATTGGTGCTGAATACCGCCGTGAAAGCTATAAAATAGAGCAAGGCGAAGAAGCCTCTTATATTACTGCGCTTGATAACAACGGTAACCCAATTGCTGCTGGCGGTGCGCAAGTGCTTCCTGGGTTTGGGCCGCAAAGCGCAACCAATGAAAGTCGTCATAATGTTGCTGTATTTGCTGAATTTGATACTTACTTAACTGATAAATGGAATGTTGTTTTAGCCAGTCGCTATGAAGATTACAGCGATTTTGGTAACACATTTACTTCAAAATTAGCCACGCGTTACAGTATTAACGACAACCTATCGTTACGTGGTGCGGCAAGTACTGGCTTTCGTGCGCCGTCACTTGCACAAAGCTCGTACCGTCAAATATCGACTATTCTCGAAAATAACCAGCCTTTTGAAGTTGGTCTATTCCCAAGCTCTGCTCCTGCAGCGCAAGCGTTAGGTGCAAAACAGCTCGATGCAGAAGACTCAGTTAACGTTACCGCTGGATTTGTTTACACTCAAGGTGGCTTTAGCTTAACAGTTGATGCGTATCGCATTGATATTGATGACCGGATTGTACTCTCTGAAAACTTAAGCGGTAACGCTGTGCAGCAAATTCTAGCGAATGCTGGCGAGCTAAATACCGAAAGTGTTCGTTACTTTACCAACGCCATCAATTCGCGCACGCAAGGTGTTGATATTGTGGCAACGTACACACTTGATTTAAATACATTGGGTGATGTGCGCTTAAATGCGGCGGCAAACATTAACGATACCGAAGTGACTCATGTAGATGCAAACCCGAGCGAGCTAAATTCTTTAGGCGATGACTACGTGGTATTTGCCCGTCGTGAAGTAGGCCGTTTTGAGCAAGGCACACCCGATAACAAACTAAACCTATCGGCTGTTTGGAGCTTTAACCAATGGCAAACAACCTTGCGTGCAACTCGCTATGGGGAAGTGGCAGATATTTCAACCACCAGCGAGGGTGATGAATATTTAGATGCTAAATGGATTGCCGATTTAGAAGTCGCTTATCGTCCTAACGAAGCGTGGAAATTTGCAGTGGGTGCAAATAACTTGTTCGATCAGTACCCTCAAGCAACGGTAGATAATATTGGCTACTCTAACTTTGGCCAAATATTTCCGTACACGCCTTACACACCCTACAGTTTAGATGGGCGCTTTTTATACGGTAACATTACTTACAATTTTTAA